Below is a window of Geomonas oryzisoli DNA.
GGGGAGGCCGTATGGCTTCCCCTTTTTGTTGTGTTGTCTCGACGCTATCTCACTCCGCTCCCCTCCCCCGGAGGGGGAGGGCTAGGGAGGGGGAGCAGGCGGCTCGTTCAAACAATCCCCCCTCCCGTCCTCCCCCCTCCAGGGGGAGGAGAGTTGGTCTCCCTCTAACCTATCTCTTTCGCGATGAACCGCTGCACGCCGCGCAGCATCTCGTCTACGTCCGCGGTGCGGTACCTCTCTCCCTGTCCGGACAGGAAGTCCGCTTTCATGTAGCACCAGTCCTTGACCCGCTGGTAGGTCCCCACCTGGTATGCCTTCGCCTGGTAGAGCGCCTCGTTCATCTCATCGGTGCTTCCCGTCGCGATCCCCTTGTTGGCGCAGATCAGCATCAGCACCTGTTCCAGCAGCACCGAGGCAAGGATGCAGGCGGTATGGTTGTCACCGCGTTTCAAAAAATCGGAGGTCCTGCCGCCCAGGTATTCCAGCACCGCATGGTCCAGAAAAAGGCTGATCTCGGTGAGGCCTCCCTGTTCGTATTCCTCGCGGGCGGACTGCACGATGGCGCGGCAGTTGTCGAAGCTTTCCTTGTAGGTGATGTTGATGATCTTGGAATAGATGGACTGGAAGTTGCGGTAGTAGGCGCTTTCCTCACCGAAGATCTGCTGCAGCAGGCTGAGCGCCGAGTTGGCCCAGTCCTGGAACAGCTTGGAATCGACGGTGGCCGCGATGTCGTTGATCAGCTGGGAGGAGCTGACCTTTTTCGCCTTTTCGGCCAGTTCCTCGAACTTGCGGGTGACGGTGTAGTCGAGTCTCAGCATGACGCTTGCCCCCTTTGGGGTCTACGGATCTGTAAACGCCTGTCAAGTTATAGTTTTATAGAGGAAAAGTCAAGAAACGGCTAAGGCTCACGCCGGCGTGATGCTGATGCGCGGGGCCTGCAGGCGCCTGGCCACGATGGCGCTGTGCCGCGAGCGCAGCGCCGCCAGGTTCCCCTCCAGGAAGGCGAGTGCGGAGCGGTCCGGGATCCCTGCCAGGTAGCGGTCCACCAGTTGCCCCATGAGGAGGTTGTAGTTCTTGGTCGAGGAGCCGTGGGCGTAGTTGCGGCCCGGGAAGCGGCGGATGTCGCCGTCGCAGGCCGGTGAGATGTGGTACAGCTCGTGGAAGATGGTGATCATCTTTTCGCGGAAGGAGAGTTCCAGGAAGCGGGGGACCAGGAAATAGATGACGTAGAGCATCTCCTCGCCGCGGTGGGTGATGCTGGGCATGGTGCAGAGAACGTTGCGTCTGCCGCGCCGGGCCTTGACGGACCTCTCGCCGCCGGCAAAGCGCAGCGGGTGGATCTTGGCGAGGCTTCCGCCGCGGGTGGTTCTGCCGGAGGAGACGCAGACCAGCAGCTTCTCGGGGATGATGTGGTGCAGTTCCGGGGAGCGGAGGGTGATGTCGTAGATCAGCCGCTCCAACTCCCCGGTCAGGTTCAGCGTGGTCATTACACTCCGGCTAACTTCAACTTGTGGCAGAACAGGCAGCGCATCGGCCCGTCCTTGGGTTTCACGGGGTGTTTGGCGGGGAAGGGTACGCCGCCGGGAGCGGTGTTGTGGCAGGCCGGGCACCCTTTGTCCGCCTCCATCTTGCTGCCGGTCTTCTTGAACAGCTCGTAGGAGGGTTTGTGGGTGTCGTCCAGGGGGACGCGCTTGGTTTTTTCCTCGCCGGAAATGACGTAGAAGATGATGAACACGGCAGCTATGATGCCGATGAAGATCCAGTCTTTCTTGCCGATTTTCATGTGCCCTCCAAGGATCAAATCTAAGCGGCGAGGTTAAACGGGCCGCAGGGAAAATTCAAGCGAAATTGTTAGAAGAGCTTTTAACGCAAAGGCGCCAAGGCGCAAAGAGAAAGAACAAATTGGGAATTCGGTTGTGGTTTGAAACGTACCTGCTTTTCCTTGCGCCTTAGCGCCTCCGCGTCTTTGCGTTGAGGCTTTGAAGCATGTAACGCAAAGCCGCAAATCGGTTTTTAAGGGTTGACCGCGCAGCCGATGGCGCCGTTGTGCTGCGGGTGCTTGGGTATCACGATCTCCATGCCGCACTGCGCCCTCAGCAGGTTCACCATGGCGCTGTTCAGCGCGACGCCGCCGGTGATGACCAGGGTGTCGGAGGGAAAGCGCTTCAGCATAGGCATCACCCGCTTCACGAGGGTCAGGTTGACGCCGGCGCAGAGCCTGGAGACGGGATAGCCGCGCAGGATCTGCCCGATCAGCTCGCTCTCGCCGAAGATGCCGCAGGTGGCGTCCAGCGCCACCGGTTCCTCCGCGTGCGAGGAGAGCTCGTCCAGGCTCACCTCGAGGACCGCGGCCATGTTTTCCAGGTAGCGGCCGCTGGAGGCGGCGCACTTGTCGTTCATGACGAAGTCGGTGAGCCGCCCCGCCACCACCTGGGCCACCTTGGTGTCCTGGCCTCCCATGTCCAACAGGGTGAAGTCGGCAAGCCCGGTCTGGGTGCGCGCGCCGGCGACGTGGGCCTTGATCTCGGAGATGACCCGCGCGCCATGCAGGTTGATGCTGTTACGGCCATAGCCCGTCACCGTGATCTGCGCCTCGGCCAGTTCCTCTGCGCTGAAGATGCCGCTTCCCAGCAGGTCGAGCGACAGCTCGTCGTTCACGATGCTGCCGTACTTCTTGTAGAAGGCGATGGTATCAAGGTCCGCCAGCCTGACGATTTCGTTGCCGCGCATCAGGGCGAACTTCGCCTTCCTGCTTCCCAGATCGATTCCTATTCTCAACGTGTCTGACACCTGAATCTGTTCTCCTGTCACTGCCTGCCGCTGCCATGCTTATCCGGAACTATCGGGCGCGGTTTTATCTTGTGGCGCTGCTTGCCAATTGCAGAGGCCATTGTATATTTTGTCACGGGTTTGGCACAGCCGAGGGACTGTCAGCCGCGTTCATCGAACAGTTCCAGAAACCCTTCCAGCCTGATCTTGGTCCTGGCATCGATATCACCCGGTTTGTCACCTTCGAGCGTCAGAATCGGGAGTTTGATGCTCTTTCTGAGCACCATGTCCTCGATCTGTCTGAAGCAGAAGGATTGCACATAGTGGATTACCCCGTCCACCTTGCGTTTCTCCAACTCCCGGCTGATATCGCCGATCCGGTGGAAGATGTCGTACGGGTAGCTGTAGGCGCGGTACTGCTCCACGAGGTCCTGGATACCGTACGGCATGGAGAACTGCCGCTGGGTTTCGTTGAAGACGACGCGGGCACCCACCTGCTCCACGAAGTCGTACAGCCCGGAAACGATCGGGGGCACCCCGAGGTAGGCGAGCCTGATCCGCTCCCTGCGCTCAGGCCTCTGCGCCGCCTGCGCCAGGAAGGCGTCCACCTCGGCCTCGAAGGCATCGAGGTCGCCATTCATGTCCGAGGTGCAGACCTGGAAGTAGTGGTTTTCCTCCCCGGTCACCCGGTTCTCCTGCCAACTGAGGCGGTCGATCTCGTGCACCTTTGCCCTGATGCGGTCCAGGCGTTTTTTCGCCTCGTCCACCTCGGCCCAACTGACGCCGAAAAAGGACATCAGCTTTTCGATCTCCGCCTTGAGCGGCGCGGCTTCGCGGCCCGCCGGGTAGGCGAAGGGATAAACCCGTACCCCGTTCAGCGAAAGAACTTCCATGAGGGCCTTGGTGTAGCTGCAGTCCCCTTCCGTGACGGCGATCATCTCCTTCACGCCGCTGGCGACCACAGCGCCGTAGATACCCTTGATCCAGGCGCAGACGTTGCGGGGGAAGCCGGTAAGCTCGGCATCTTCTATCAGTGAGGTCTTTTCGGGATGGGTGATGAAGACGTTGTTGAGATCGATGGGAACCACTCCCGCCGCGACCAGTACTTCCAGCGGGATGGTGGTGGTAAAGCCTACTCTGCGCAAAAGTTCTACTCCGTCTTGATGAAAAATAGGTAGATGAGGAATGCACCGATGGCGAGACCGCCGAAGGCGAAGGGAAGTGTCGAGGAGACGTTCAGGGAGTCGCCTTCCGCCGGCATGGTGTAGCGAATCAGTAGCAGTAAAGAAATGGTTGTGAAGAGAGCCGCCAGCACGAACTTCGACCGCACCACCACCGCGTAGAAGGCGATGATCAGGAAGCCGCAGACAATCCAGGGATTGGAGAGTGCGCTTTTCACGGTCAGGTGCCGGACGAAGTCTACCAAGTGGGCCGTCTCGAACGGTGAAAGCCTTTCCGCAGTTTTCTGTAAGAGCTCAGAGCTGTCCATTGGTTCTCCTAACAAAGGCTAGATTATATTCATATCGGCGAATTTAGCAAGAAGTTAAAGAGATAGGGTGGTTGGGGGGCATTGCAGCCGGTTTTTGTCTTGAATGGATAGACACTAATTGTTCTCAGTGAAAGGAGTCCTGGTATGGAAGAGCTCAAGTCAACCCCGCTGCGTGCGGACCATGAGAACCTCAAGGCGCTGATGGCGCCCTTCGGCGGATGGCTGATGCCGATCCAGTACTCCGGGATCATCGCCGAGCACAAGTGGTGCCGTGAGAAGGCCGCACTCTTCGACATCTGCCACATGGGTGAGTTCCTCTTCAAGGGAGACGTGGTTGCGGACGGGCTGGAGGACGTCTTCACCTTCTCGGTCAATTCCATCCCCGTGGGGCGCTCGCGCTACGGCTTTCTGCTCAACGACGCCGCAGGGGTGATCGACGACCTCATCGTGTTCCGACTGGGCGAGGACGAGGCGATGATCGTGGTCAACGCCGCCACCACCGACAACGATTTCGCCGTGATCCGCTCGCGGCTCAAGAATCCCGCCTCCCTCACCGACATCTCCGCCCGCACCGGAAAGGTGGACCTGCAGGGTCCGCTCTCCCGCGAGATCATGGTGGAGCGTTTCGGGGCCCAGATCAGGGACATCCCCTTCTTCAAGTTCATCAAGACCAGCATCCTCGGGAGCGATGCCATCGTCAGCCGGACCGGCTATACCGGTGAACTCGGCTACGAGATCTTCTTCCCGGCGGACCGGGTGGCGGAGCTGTGGCGTCTGCTGCTCGAAGATCCCCGGGTAGCGCCGGCCGGGCTGGGCGCCCGCGATCTGCTGCGGCTGGAGATGGGATATTCCCTCTACGGCAACGACCTCGACGAGACCATCACGCCTTTGACCGCCGGGCTCTCCTCGTTTGTGAACATGAACAAGGAATTCGTGGGCAAGCCGGCTTTGGAGCGGGAGTCGGAACAGGGCTCGCCCCGCATGAAGGTCGCCTTCAAGGTGGACTCACGCCGCGCGCCGCGTCACTTCTACCAGATCCTGCAGGGAGGGGAGGAGGTCGGTGTGGTCACCAGCGGCGCCTTCTCCCCCATGCTCTCCTGCGGCATCGGGTTGGGGCTGGTCAAGCCCGAGGCCGCGGCGCTGGGGACGCGGCTCACCATCAGGAATGAAAAGGTGGAAATGGAAGCCCAGGTGGTAGAGCTTCCCTTCTACACCGGAGGGTCGCTCAGAAGCTGAAATCATTAACATGGATAAAAGGGATACAGGGGATAAAGACATGTCTCTAGCGGTTATCCCTTTTATCCCCTTTATCCCTGTGCGTTTTGTTTTTCATCCAATAAACGGAGGTCGCACCATGACAAAGTTCTACACCAAGGAGCACGAGTGGGTCGAGATGGCGGGGGCGCAGGCGACGGTGGGGATCAGCGAACACGCGGCTCACGAGCTGGGGGACATCACCTACGTCGACCTTCCCAAAATCGGCAAGAACGTCAAGCAGTTCGATGCCCTGTCGGCGATCGAGTCGGTCAAGGCGGCAAGCGACATCTACGCGCCGGTTTCGGGCAAGGTGACCGAGGTGAACCAGGCGCTGGACGAAGCACCGGAGCTGGTGAACCAGGGGGCCGAGTCGCAGGGATGGATCTGCAAACTCGAAGGGGTCAATGAAGCCGAACTTGGCGCGCTCATGGATGCCGCGGCCTATGAAGAATACCTGAAAGGACTGTGACATGGGATACTGCCCAAACACGCCGGATGACATCCGGGACATGCTGGCGGTGATCGGCGCGGCCAGCGTGCAGGAGCTCTTCGCCCCGATCCCCCCGGAACTGCGCGCCAAATCATTCGACCTCCCGCCGGGCATGTCCGAGTTGGAGCTCATGCGGCTCATG
It encodes the following:
- a CDS encoding putative metallopeptidase, whose amino-acid sequence is MTTLNLTGELERLIYDITLRSPELHHIIPEKLLVCVSSGRTTRGGSLAKIHPLRFAGGERSVKARRGRRNVLCTMPSITHRGEEMLYVIYFLVPRFLELSFREKMITIFHELYHISPACDGDIRRFPGRNYAHGSSTKNYNLLMGQLVDRYLAGIPDRSALAFLEGNLAALRSRHSAIVARRLQAPRISITPA
- a CDS encoding cytochrome C, whose amino-acid sequence is MKIGKKDWIFIGIIAAVFIIFYVISGEEKTKRVPLDDTHKPSYELFKKTGSKMEADKGCPACHNTAPGGVPFPAKHPVKPKDGPMRCLFCHKLKLAGV
- a CDS encoding acyl-CoA dehydratase activase, with translation MSDTLRIGIDLGSRKAKFALMRGNEIVRLADLDTIAFYKKYGSIVNDELSLDLLGSGIFSAEELAEAQITVTGYGRNSINLHGARVISEIKAHVAGARTQTGLADFTLLDMGGQDTKVAQVVAGRLTDFVMNDKCAASSGRYLENMAAVLEVSLDELSSHAEEPVALDATCGIFGESELIGQILRGYPVSRLCAGVNLTLVKRVMPMLKRFPSDTLVITGGVALNSAMVNLLRAQCGMEIVIPKHPQHNGAIGCAVNP
- a CDS encoding 2-hydroxyacyl-CoA dehydratase family protein produces the protein MRRVGFTTTIPLEVLVAAGVVPIDLNNVFITHPEKTSLIEDAELTGFPRNVCAWIKGIYGAVVASGVKEMIAVTEGDCSYTKALMEVLSLNGVRVYPFAYPAGREAAPLKAEIEKLMSFFGVSWAEVDEAKKRLDRIRAKVHEIDRLSWQENRVTGEENHYFQVCTSDMNGDLDAFEAEVDAFLAQAAQRPERRERIRLAYLGVPPIVSGLYDFVEQVGARVVFNETQRQFSMPYGIQDLVEQYRAYSYPYDIFHRIGDISRELEKRKVDGVIHYVQSFCFRQIEDMVLRKSIKLPILTLEGDKPGDIDARTKIRLEGFLELFDERG
- the gcvT gene encoding glycine cleavage system aminomethyltransferase GcvT, giving the protein MEELKSTPLRADHENLKALMAPFGGWLMPIQYSGIIAEHKWCREKAALFDICHMGEFLFKGDVVADGLEDVFTFSVNSIPVGRSRYGFLLNDAAGVIDDLIVFRLGEDEAMIVVNAATTDNDFAVIRSRLKNPASLTDISARTGKVDLQGPLSREIMVERFGAQIRDIPFFKFIKTSILGSDAIVSRTGYTGELGYEIFFPADRVAELWRLLLEDPRVAPAGLGARDLLRLEMGYSLYGNDLDETITPLTAGLSSFVNMNKEFVGKPALERESEQGSPRMKVAFKVDSRRAPRHFYQILQGGEEVGVVTSGAFSPMLSCGIGLGLVKPEAAALGTRLTIRNEKVEMEAQVVELPFYTGGSLRS
- the gcvH gene encoding glycine cleavage system protein GcvH, yielding MTKFYTKEHEWVEMAGAQATVGISEHAAHELGDITYVDLPKIGKNVKQFDALSAIESVKAASDIYAPVSGKVTEVNQALDEAPELVNQGAESQGWICKLEGVNEAELGALMDAAAYEEYLKGL